From Nocardia sp. NBC_00416:
GAATCCTGTTCGCAGAGCGCCTGATTAGATGGCTGCCGAGCCTGGGATGGATATTTTGTTCTTACGGTGCCTCTCATGGAACCATGAGACATGCGATCGACCGGGCCCTCCCAGTTACCAGTCGACCTCATGAAATATCTGACCGAGCAGCTCCAGCAGACACTCGACTCCTTGGCCGCCACAGGGGCCGCGACCCTGCGGACAGTGGCTCGGGAGAGCCCGGACGGAGCGAAAACCGTGGCCGCCGCAGCTGACGGAAGCAACCTCGAATTCGCCCCCGGAGGAGCCGACGCCCCTGCGCTTCCCATCGGATCCGGTGGGCGATCGATATCGCTGGATCCGCAGCTGACCCCACGGGAGATCATGGCGCTCGAGACTTACACCGGAACCGGCTCTCCGGAAGTCAACAGAGCCCTTCGCGAAGGGCGGGGCCTGGACTTCCAGCACGATATCGCAGATCTCCGGTCTGCCCTTCACAAGATACCGGATTACGAGGGCACCGTATATCGGCATATCGACGTTCCGGAAGAAATGCTGCCCCAGTACAAAAAGGGCGCAGTATTCACCGAATTGGGCTTCATGAGTACCTCCACCCGGCCATACGCACTCAAA
This genomic window contains:
- a CDS encoding ADP-ribosyltransferase, whose amino-acid sequence is MKYLTEQLQQTLDSLAATGAATLRTVARESPDGAKTVAAAADGSNLEFAPGGADAPALPIGSGGRSISLDPQLTPREIMALETYTGTGSPEVNRALREGRGLDFQHDIADLRSALHKIPDYEGTVYRHIDVPEEMLPQYKKGAVFTELGFMSTSTRPYALKKGNVHIALASFSGKPIKQWSVDPDEEEVLFLDGTSSRLHSRFDRIEQGRLHSYIGAIQIGMPRGVA